The DNA window TGTACGCTTGCGGCTTGCGGCTCAACGAAGGGCTGCATCTGCAGGTCGCCGATCTCGACAGCCAGCGGATGATGCTGCATGTGCATCGCGGCAAAGGCGCCAAGGATCGCTTTATTCTCCTGCCGCAAGAACTGCTGGCGATGCTGCGCCGTTACTGGCTCGAACATCGTAACCCGCGCTGGTTGTTTCCCGCTTTGGGACGCGGCCGCAACCAAGGCGGCGTCGCCGACAAGCCGATGGCCGAAGCCAGCGTGCAGGGCGCCTGGAAGCGGGTCGTCGATCAGTCAGGGCTGGCCAAGTCGGTGTCGATTCATACGCTGCGGCACAGCTACGCCTCGCACCTGATCGAAGCCGGCGTCGGGCTGCGACGCGTGCAGCAGCTGCTGGGCCATAGTTCGTTGCAGACCACCGCGCGGTACTTGCACGTCACCGAGCCCGGCGGCGAACATACGCGCCAGATCATCGATCAGCTGATGCAGGGCGTCGGCGCCGCCTTGGATGCGGGAGCGTAGGTCGATGCTGACGGTCGCCGATGTTCTTCGTCGGCACGGTCCCGCCTACCTGGACCGCCACGCGACGACGATGCCTGTCGAACAGAAACGCGTGCTGCGCTGCATCATGGCTTGCCGCACCGGCGAGTTGGGGACCGTGCATTACGCCTGCCGCCAGTGCGGGCAGGCGCATGTGATGGGTCGCTCGTGCGGCAACCGCCATTGCCCCAGCTGTCAAAGCGAGAAGGGCGGCGTCTGGTGCGAACGACAGCTCGCCAGGCTGCTGCCGTGCCATTACTTCCTGTTGACGTTCACGGTTCCCCAGGCGTTCCGCGAGTTCGCCCGGCGACATCCGCGCGAAGCGTACGCCGCCATGTTCCGCGCTTCGAGTGACGCTCTCAAGTCACTGGCCGCCGACCCAAAACGGTTAGACGTCAAGACGCTGGGCTTCTTCGGAGCGTTGCACACCTGGGGCCGCGACTTGAACTATCATCCGCACCTGCATTACGTCGTACCCGGCGGAGGGCTGGACGCGGAAGGCCAATGGCGGCAGACGCCGACCAGCTTCTTTCTGCCGTGTCAACCTCTGTCACTCCTGTACCGCGGGAAACTGCGTGCGGCGCTTGCCGCAGAGGGCTTGCTGGACGAGGTCGACGACTCGGTCTGGAGCGAGTCCTGGGTGGTCGATTGCCAGGCGGTCGGCGACGGCGCGGCGGCGGTCAAGTATCTGGCGCCTTACGTGTTTCGCGTCGCCCTGTCCGACAAGCGGATCGTGGCCTGCGACGAACAATCGGTGACGTTCCGCTATCGCCGCAGCGGTTCGCAGCGCTGGCGCACGATGCGACTGGACGCAGACGAGTTCGTGCGGCGATTTCTGCAGCACGTCCTGCCGCGAGGGCTGCAAAAGGTCCGCCACTATGGGTTCCTCAGTCCTCGCGCGGGGCAATCGATCGAATCGCTGAAGTGGCTGGTGGCGGCCGCCTTGGGCTTGCTGTTCTGGCTGGCCTGGACGGAAACGATCGTCGCGCCGCCGACGCCCGACTTCGCCTGCAGCGAGTGCGGCGGGCCCTTGATGCGTATCCGTTTCGAGCCGCCTCCGCCGCCGAGGCCCATCCCCACTTCTCAACCGCCTTAGCCAGCCGATGCACGATCGACGACACGTGTTGATGATTCAAAAGTCGCGGCAGCGACCGCGCCCCCACTGCGCGCCGACGTTCGATTTGGACGTCGAAAACGATCGATACCCGGCGAAACGGACAATCGTGATGCAACGCCTCTCCCTCAAACGCCCCGCTGGCCGCCGTCAAACGAAGGCGATTCCGCAGCAAGCCGTTACGCCCAAGCTCCGCCTCGGAAGCGTTTCCCTAAGGCCCTGCCCGGCCACGCAACGCGCCGGGCTTCTCGAACAAACGACTTGACCTCGGCTCCTCGAACGGCAATTCGATCCCACCTTCACGCGCAACAACAACTCGCAGCGGAAAATCTACGCACCGGCCCGCGAGGACAAATCCTAATTGTTATGGGAGGTTGGGGGACGCGATCCGTTCTGGTCGCGTTGAGAATATTTTGATCGAAGTCGGAGGTGGCTGGCAACGGCCACAATCCAGGAAGCTGTGGTCGCGTTCCTGCCGACCAGGCCAAACGGACAGGATCACCTTGGAGAACGAGTTGCCCTTCTGTTGAAAACAGAACTTTTGAAATTGAAAACGGTTCGACGGCATAACGCTACCGTTCACCGGGCCGCGGCAAACGATATTGACTTCAGGACCGGCGCGGCCCGCGGCTCCGTGTGCAACGGATTGTTATTTCCTTTCAGTGACAGTCTCGAATTCAGCAACAAAAATTCGAAACCTGAGAGACGAGCCCGCGAAGTTCATCATATGGGAAACCATCAGGCAGCGTCAGCTTTTCGACGTTACGCACAATCGCGTCACAGTCGTCATCCAGATATTCAAGAAACTCAAAGAAGCTCGAAACAGGCGGCGATATAGTGTGTGATTCAAGGTCAGTCAGAACTTGCTTCGGATGCAATACCGTGAGGTGCGGCCAAACAGGGAAAACCAACGATTCGACATCGCAGTCATAGAATTCGCAGTCAATCAATGTGGCTGACGCAAAGTCGCAGCCCTCAACAGCGCCTTTCAGACCAAATTCAGGAAGGTGGCCGAACCGGTTGTTGCGATAGCGACCACTGAATTTCACTCGTTCCAGTCGCGCCTCGCACCAAAAAAAGCCATCGAGCTGCACCTTTGTCTTGAATTCACCGCCTGTGAGAGTTGCCCGTATGCTAAGCGCGCGAGCGGGTACTGAACTCTCGATGACGCAGTCCGTCAGCAAAACATCGGCACCAATCGCGTTGAACGTGCCCCTGTCGTCGATGACGATATTGACCGATGACAGTGATTCGTTCTGTAGGTTCATATGGAATAACATATATTATACAGACGTCTGCATAACCCGGTGGTTGCAGGTGCTGTTAGTTTCTGCATAAATCGAGCGGTGTCAAGCTGTTTCCGTGGTTTGCTGGGGCCGTTTGTTTTATACAGATGGCGGTCGGGGGATTTATCATGACGTCTGTATATTCCGGGGCCGGTGAGGTCGAGGGACGGGCGCAACCCCCTTTGCTGCAAGAGGTTCGGCGTGTTTGCCGGCGATTGCATATGTCGATTCGCACTGAAAAGGCATATGTCCATTGGATTGAAGAGTTTCTGCGGCGGCAGCGGCAACTCGCCGGGAAGTGGCGGCATCCGGCCGAATTGGGCAGCCACGAAGTGAACGAGTTTCTCACTTATCTCGCGGGAATCGGGGGAAAATAACTTCGGCGATTTTTCCCGATTGGCAGGAATCGGAAACGCGACATCCACAAGGGTCGTAGCGAATTCCTTCTCACACCTCTTCCTCCTTCTTTGCGCCTTCGCGCCTTTGCGTGAGTTCCCCTTTTCCGCGATGCCGATTTTTCAACCCGCTCATTTTATCTTCCAGCCGTTGCAGGAGAGATTGGCGGTTTGATCACCAGGTGAAGCATACGTAAAAGTTGAACGTCATCGCTGTTATACAAAAACCGAAGAAGTTTTTTCCCTCATTCCGAAGAACGGCCCGACGCTAGCGCGTTCGGCTCACAGGATCAGCCGGCTTGGGCTGCTCAGGTTTCGTGGTTCCTGTCGAGAAAAATACCGAAGTTATTTTTCCCGCGTTCCGCAGTGGAACGCCGGGTGGCGGCCAGTACGCAGAATCAGGCCCTGTCGGCGATCCTGTTCCTTTATTAAGAGGTCTTGCAACTCGATCGGACTCTCGATCTGGATGCGGCGCGGGCGAAGCGGCCGCAGCGTTTGCCCGTGGTGCTAAGCGTCGACGAGGTGCGGCGTTTGCGAAGCAGGGCGATCCCAACTTTCCCGCTGGGGAACTCTTCAGGGATGGCGTGCTTCTCCGGCTCAGGGATGGCGCTCCTTTAAGGCTGTTTTCGTGGAGCCGTTTTCTGACCGTTCCATCGAAGAGGGAAGGGATGGGAACGATGGCAGGTTGGGGACCGGGAAAAGAATAACTGCCAGATATTGATTCGTCGTTTCAAGGAAAAACAGACGCCGGACAGTCGCCTTTCACGCGGAACGTGAAATGATTTACTGCAGCCTGTAACCGAGGTCGCCAGAGTTTGGAGGGAGACTTCTGGGCCAGGGCGCCAGGCGACCAAACTCTGGCGAGTTCGGCTACAGGGAACGGAAGGCGTCCAATCTATCCGTAATTATGTTCGCGTCCCCGGTGAAAGGACGCGTGTTTTCGTGGGGAACGAGAAACTATTAGCTGACGGAAGTTGGCGGTCAGTCGTCTTTTGCTCCGCAAAAGAACGCGATCTTTCACGGGGTGAAAGTCGACTGTCCGGCGTCTGCACTTGCTCAAAACGACGAACCAATATCGGGCAGTTATCCTTTTCGCGTTCCGGACGAAAGACGACTTTCTGCGCTGGCATGTTCGCAAATCAGCCAAACCAGAATCGACAGTAACCACCTTCGCGGCGCGATACCTGCCCTGCGTCGGCGGCTGGTTGTGGGGGAAGTCGTCGGCGACAGGGCCTGAACCCACCCAGTTGGGGGTCCGCTAGATTGACAGTGCTGCGGGGCTGCACTAGAAACTACCAAAGGCTGGCGTCTGGCTTCTCTATCTATCCAGCACGTCCTCGCAGGCAGCCTCGTTTTGACCACGTGCGGGGAAGGCAATCGACCATTAGCAGGAGCAGCATCCATGATTTTCGGAAAGCTGTGGCGGGCGTTCACCGCCCAGATCAATAAAGTCGCCAACATGTTCTGGTCCATGGATCCCATTGCCCAGATGCAATACGAGTACGACACGGCCGTCGAGGAACTCAAGTCGGGCCGCACCGGCCTGGAACAGTACCGGGCCCTGGTCGAGCGCGTCGGTCGCCAGGCGGCAGGCGACAAGAAGCATGTCGCCAATCTGGAAGCAAAAATCAAAGCCTATCTGCAGGCAGGCGATCGGGAAACGGCCGCCAAATTCGCCCTGGAGCTGCAGAAAGCCAAAGGGGAACTGGCCGAAAACCAGGCCCAGCTGGACATGCACGAAAAGGCGTACCAGAACAACATTACCAAGATCAAGCACGCCAGCGACAAGCTTGCCAAGGTGCGTGAGAAGATTCAGCGGTACGACGCCGAGTTGAAAATGAGCCGCGCCGAAGCAGAAATGGCCAAGCTGGCCCAGAGTTTCGACTTCGATGTCTCCACCGACTTTGGCCAGATCGAAAACGTCATCCAGGACAAGATCGGACTGAACCGGGCCAAGGCCCGCGTCGCCGCCGATCTTAGCAGCGAAGGGATGGTCGAGATCGAACGGGAGCAGGCGATGGAATCCGCCCTGGCCGAAGACGCTTTGCGTAATTTTGAGATCGAACTGGGCATGGTGACCCCCGCCACCGCCGGCGTGGAAGAGAATGTCAAGTCGCTCGGCCCGGCCCAGCAGACCGACACCGAGTAACCGCCTCCTCCGGCCAAAGACGTTCGCCTGTGCGGCCTGTCTTTCGTCCGAAGGTGCTGTCGTTTGCTGATCCCGCGACGACCTGCGTTGTGGGCTCTAACTGTCACGATTTTGGGATTCACGCCGCTCAATGACGGCGCTGGTTAACCTCGTTCATCAACCTTGGGGTTCAGGTCGGGCGATGGCTCGAACTGAAAACGCCTGTGGAACCCGTATCGAACCCCGCGCTTCTGTTGGGAGCCGACGCGTTGCCTGCGCTCGAAGCACCGCCGCAGGCCCCGGACTGGTATCCGGACTGGGCGCGGGAACTGGCGGATCTGTATTTCTCCGGCGCCACGTGTGTCTTTGTGCTGCACGGGAATGTGCACGACCTGACGCCGTATCCCACGCCGGCGGGCGACCGCTTTGTGTCACTGGCCGAGTTCCTTTCGACCCAGGTGTTTGGCCGCTGGAAGGTTGTGCTGTCGTACGACCTGGGCGGCGGGCTCGACACGCAGGCCGGCAGCGATCCGGCCCGGCTGCAGGAAATGGTCCGCCGCGTTTCGGCGCAGATCGGCAACAAAGTCAGCTGGCCCAAGGCGCCCGACCAGGCGCTCTTTGCCGTGAATCGCCTGATTGAGTTGAACCTGCTGGCGGCGACCGACGACCGGGCTCCGATGGCGTTCCTGTTCCCGTACGCCCAGTATCTGTTGCCTGCTGGTGATGTGGCCGCGCTGGCCGGAGCGGCCGGAAGTCGTCTGGTCCGGGTGCTCGACTGGGCCCAGAACCCGTACATCAAAAAGACCGGTATGGCGTTCTGCCTGATCGCCGAAAAACTGAACGAAGTGAACGATCGCCTGGTGCAGAACCCGCACGTCGCCGCGATTGAAATCCCGCTCCCCGGCGCCGACTCCCGGCGGCGGTTCATCGATCTGGCGGCCGGGGCTAAACCAGAAGAAAAGCTGGGCTCTTTTACGCCCGAGTCGCTCACGCAGTTGTCCAATGGCTTGAATCTGGTGAACCTGAACGTGGTGCTTTCCCATTCCTCGCGGACGGCGGGCGACACGCTCGATGCGGGCCGGTTCCGCCGGATGAAAAAGAGCGCGATCGAACGCCAGTGCCAGGGGCTGGTCAGCTTCGTCGAACCGAAACACACGCTAGATCTGGTCGTCGGGCACGACGCCGCCAAGGAACGCCTCCGGCAGGACGCCGCCTGGCTGGCCGAAGGCCGGCTGGATACCTCGCCGATGGGCTACTTGTTTTGCGGCCCGGTCGGCACGGGGAAAACGTTCCTGGCTGAATGCTACGCCGGCTCGGTCGGCATTCCCTGCGTCAAGCTGCAGAACTTCCGCTCCAAGTACGTCGGCGAGACCGAAGGGAACCTGCAGCAGGTGCTGACCGTGCTCCGCTCGCTCGGCCCGATTGTGGTCATGATCGACGAAGCCGACGCCATGCTGGGCGATCGCCAGTCGGGCGGCGATTCCGGCACCTCGGGTCGCGTCTTCTCCATGATCGCCAGCCAGATGGGCGACACCCAGTATCGCGGCCGGATCATCTGGATGCTGCTCACCTGTCGTCCCGACCTGCTGCCGATCGACCTGAAACGCCAGGGCCGGGCCGAGGTGCACATCCCACTGTTTTACCCCGAGACCGAAGAAGAGATGCAGGCCATGTTCCGGATCATGGCCCGCAAGAACGGTATCCAGTTGGCCGGCGACGACCTGCCCGACTTGTCGAAACAGGCCGAAATGAGCGGCGCCGATATTGAAAGTTGCGTGCTTTCCGCCCGGCGCCGGGCCATGGCCGACAACCGGACCGAGGTCACCGTCGACGACCTGTCCGCCGCGGTGAATACGTTTATACCCTCGGCCCAGGGACTGGAAAAAGAGCTGCAGGAACTGGTCGCCGTGCTGGAGTGCACCGACCGCGCTTTCCTGACCGAAGTGTGGCGAGATCGCCTGGAACAACCCCAGGCCGCCGCCCGCCTGCAGGAGCGAGCAACCGCCATCCGGCAGATCCTGGAAAGCTGACGCCCGGGGAAGATCCTCGCAAAAGAAATCACCGATAGCCATTCAGAAACGCGCCGCGCCGACGAACACTGATTGACGAATCCTCCCAGGCGTTCGCCCTGTGGCCTGTGTCCCTGATAATTCAACCTGCTTGTTCAACTCACTTATTCTTCGTACTGGAGCAGACCTATGCCGCGTCAAAGCTGGCTGGATGATTCGGCCCAAACGCCGGTGATCGACGATTACGCCCAGAAGCTCACGTCGTATGTCGACGCCATGGCCGACGGCAAAATTGAAGAGCACGAACTGGAATCGCAGGAACAGCGTCTGGTGGCGCTCATGAAAGAGGTGGAGCCGCTGCTCGACGACGCCCAGCACGCCAAGGTGACGGAGTTGCTCTGCGAGATGACCGCCTATAACCTGATGCGGATCGTTCAGATGGCCAGCGAGCACCGCGGCACGACCGTCTGGCGTCCTTAGTCTCTGCTACCTCTTTCATTTTTCATTGGCTTTTGGGGCCGAATTGTTGTTCGCCCCCAGGCAGGAGTTGTAATCGAATGGCCGGTAAACCCAAGGCGCCGTTTTACTTAGTTGTCGGGCTCGTCGTGGTGGGGCTGGTCGGCTTCGCCGCCTGGCGGAGCTGGGATGTTATTGCTCCCAAGGGAAACCAGGACGCTCCCGGCACGATCGACAAGGGCGACCTGCCGCAGACGGCCACCGCGGAAAGCCCCGACGCCCAGGGGATTACCACGGTCGCAGAGCCGACTTACGTGCCGGCCCAGCGTCTGGCGGAAGTCCGTGGAGCCTCGGACTACAAAGCCCTTGAAGACAACACCGTGCGCATGGCCCTCAACGTGTGGGCTGGCTGGTCGCCGGTGATTCTGGCCAACAACGGCCACCAGGCCGGCAAGATCTGGAAGACGCCCGACGGCGAAGAGTTCAAGCTGGAACTGGTGCTGATCGACGATCCCACGACCATGCTGCAGACGTACGTCTCGGGGGACGTGCATCTGGGCTGGGGTACGCTGGATATGCTGCCGCTGTTCATGGAACAGCTGGTCGACCCCAGTGGCAAGCCGATCGACAGCCGCGTGATGCCCCGCATCTACCAGCAGGTGGACTGGTCCAACGGGGGCGACGGCATCGTCGTCCGCGATACGATCAAACAGGTCAGCGATCTGCGCGGCAAGAAGATCGCCCTGGCGCAGAATTCACCTTCGCATTACTTTGCGCTCAACATGCTGGTGGCGGGCGGCGTGCAGCCTGCCGAAGTGGAGTTTGTGTTCACCGCCGACGCTTTCCAGGCGGCGGCCGCGTTCAACTCGGACAAAAGTATCTCGGCCTGCGTTTCCTGGGCTCCCGATATTTACAATCTGGAGAAGGTCAAAGGGAACAAAATGCTGGTCACCACGGCCACGGCCAATCGCCTGATCGCCGACGTCTGGTTTGCGCGGGCCGACTTCGCCCGCGACCATGGCCCCAAGGTGGAAGCGATCGTCCGCGGGATTTTCGACGCGGTCGAGGATCTCAAGAAACAGGAGAACAAACAGCAGGTCGCCCAGTTGATGTCGGCCTTCTATAACATTCCGGCCGACGAAACCCTGGGCATGCTGGGCGACGCCTACAGCACCGGCTGGGGGGACAACTACCAGTTCTTTATGAACGAGAACTACCTCGCCAATTTTGAGCGGGTCTGGAACAACGCCTACTCTTTGTACGGCACGATCCGCGTCGTCACCAAGCCGCGGGTGCCGTACGACCAGGTGATGGACTTCACCTATATCAAGAAGCTCAAAGGGGAAGCCCGGTACGAAAAGCAAAAGGCCCCCGTCGCCCAGTTCGATCCCCGTGTGATGACCGAACAGGAGATCGAAAAGAACACCTTCCTGACCGCGACACACTACCTGCACTTTTTTCCCAACAGTTCTGAGCTTCGTCGGAAAGTCTCCAGGCCCGACGGCCAGGGCGGCGAGACCGAGGAACTTTACGACCCGAATGTCGACTTTGTGCTGGACAAAATCGGCGAGCGGATCGGCCAGTTTGAAACCTCGCGCATTGTGATCGAAGGGCACGCCGACGCCTCCATGAAGGGCGAAGTCGACGAGGACCTGGTCACGAAACTCTCGCAAGCCCGCGCCGAAGCGGTCCGCGACGCCCTGATCAAAAAGTTCAGCCTCGACCCCAATCGCTTCCGCGCCATCGGCAAAGGCTGGAAAGAACCGGCTGATCCGACCGAGCCGAACAACCACGCGCAAAACCGCCGCGTCGAGGTGCAGATTCTGCCCGCCGAAGGCGTGTAACGCGCCGGCAGCCAGGCAAACGGTCCCGTCCGCCTCAGTTCACGCAGGGACGAACGGTTCTTGAACATCCGGAGGGGAAAGGAGCCGCCGCAGCTGGCGGCGGCAGTCTGTGTCTGAAGCTTCGAAAGAATCACCGAACCCACCTGCTCCGCCGGAAAAAGCGGGGACCCTGATCCCCGTTTCCCGTCGCCCGGTCGGGGCGCTACGGGCCGACATTCCGCTGTGGCAATCGCTGGGCCTGACCGCCTTGTGTATCGGGCTGCTGTTTGGCCTGTGGTGGCTGGCGACCTATGGCGAGCATTCGGAAGACCGCTGGATCTCGGCCGTTAAACTGCCGAGTCCCGCGGAAACCTTTTCTACCTTTTATCCCAAACTGTACGTCGATCGTGCGCTGGTGCAGAATACCCTGGCCAGTCTGCGGCGGGTGGTCGTCGGCTTCTCGGCGGCGACGCTGGTCGGCGTGCCGCTGGGCGTGCTGTGCGGCTGCTTTCCCCGCATCGCGGCGTTCATGGCTCCGGTGAATCTGTTTGGCCGGAACATTCCGATGGCGGCCCTGATTCCGCTGACCTTTATGCTGTTCGGCCTGGAAGAATTCCAGAAGAGCATGTTTATCTTCCTGGCGGCCGTCGCGTTTATTATTACCGACGCCGCCCAGGCGATTCGCAACGTCGACGCCCGCTACATCGATACGGCCTATACGCTTGGCGCCCGCCGCTGGCAGGTCGTGCTTAAGGTGCTGGTCCCGCTGGCGATGCCCAATATTTTCAACTCCCTGCGGTTGCTGTTCGGCCTGGCGTTTGGCTACATCATGCTGGTCGAAGTCGTGCAGACCGAAGGAAACGCCGGCGGCCTGGGCGCCATCATCAATATCTCCTCCCGTAAAGGCCCGCGCGAACACATTTACCTGGTGCTGATGCTGATCCCGATCCTGGCGCTGGCCATCGACCGCGCCTTGTTCTGGATCCAGGCGCAACTGTTCCCGTAC is part of the Lignipirellula cremea genome and encodes:
- a CDS encoding site-specific integrase, which translates into the protein MSELRRRMTEDLQLRGLSERTQEAYLRAVRKLAEHFHTPPDRLSEEQVRQYLLYLKNDCGFAPGSMRVAVNGVKFFYHYTAPRAWATLCNIRIPPQKTLPDVLSRPEVRQLLAAVRTRHNRAYLWTVYACGLRLNEGLHLQVADLDSQRMMLHVHRGKGAKDRFILLPQELLAMLRRYWLEHRNPRWLFPALGRGRNQGGVADKPMAEASVQGAWKRVVDQSGLAKSVSIHTLRHSYASHLIEAGVGLRRVQQLLGHSSLQTTARYLHVTEPGGEHTRQIIDQLMQGVGAALDAGA
- a CDS encoding IS91 family transposase, which produces MLTVADVLRRHGPAYLDRHATTMPVEQKRVLRCIMACRTGELGTVHYACRQCGQAHVMGRSCGNRHCPSCQSEKGGVWCERQLARLLPCHYFLLTFTVPQAFREFARRHPREAYAAMFRASSDALKSLAADPKRLDVKTLGFFGALHTWGRDLNYHPHLHYVVPGGGLDAEGQWRQTPTSFFLPCQPLSLLYRGKLRAALAAEGLLDEVDDSVWSESWVVDCQAVGDGAAAVKYLAPYVFRVALSDKRIVACDEQSVTFRYRRSGSQRWRTMRLDADEFVRRFLQHVLPRGLQKVRHYGFLSPRAGQSIESLKWLVAAALGLLFWLAWTETIVAPPTPDFACSECGGPLMRIRFEPPPPPRPIPTSQPP
- a CDS encoding phage integrase N-terminal SAM-like domain-containing protein; protein product: MTSVYSGAGEVEGRAQPPLLQEVRRVCRRLHMSIRTEKAYVHWIEEFLRRQRQLAGKWRHPAELGSHEVNEFLTYLAGIGGK
- a CDS encoding PspA/IM30 family protein, with the protein product MIFGKLWRAFTAQINKVANMFWSMDPIAQMQYEYDTAVEELKSGRTGLEQYRALVERVGRQAAGDKKHVANLEAKIKAYLQAGDRETAAKFALELQKAKGELAENQAQLDMHEKAYQNNITKIKHASDKLAKVREKIQRYDAELKMSRAEAEMAKLAQSFDFDVSTDFGQIENVIQDKIGLNRAKARVAADLSSEGMVEIEREQAMESALAEDALRNFEIELGMVTPATAGVEENVKSLGPAQQTDTE
- a CDS encoding ATP-binding protein, whose translation is MEPVSNPALLLGADALPALEAPPQAPDWYPDWARELADLYFSGATCVFVLHGNVHDLTPYPTPAGDRFVSLAEFLSTQVFGRWKVVLSYDLGGGLDTQAGSDPARLQEMVRRVSAQIGNKVSWPKAPDQALFAVNRLIELNLLAATDDRAPMAFLFPYAQYLLPAGDVAALAGAAGSRLVRVLDWAQNPYIKKTGMAFCLIAEKLNEVNDRLVQNPHVAAIEIPLPGADSRRRFIDLAAGAKPEEKLGSFTPESLTQLSNGLNLVNLNVVLSHSSRTAGDTLDAGRFRRMKKSAIERQCQGLVSFVEPKHTLDLVVGHDAAKERLRQDAAWLAEGRLDTSPMGYLFCGPVGTGKTFLAECYAGSVGIPCVKLQNFRSKYVGETEGNLQQVLTVLRSLGPIVVMIDEADAMLGDRQSGGDSGTSGRVFSMIASQMGDTQYRGRIIWMLLTCRPDLLPIDLKRQGRAEVHIPLFYPETEEEMQAMFRIMARKNGIQLAGDDLPDLSKQAEMSGADIESCVLSARRRAMADNRTEVTVDDLSAAVNTFIPSAQGLEKELQELVAVLECTDRAFLTEVWRDRLEQPQAAARLQERATAIRQILES
- a CDS encoding phosphate ABC transporter substrate-binding/OmpA family protein produces the protein MAGKPKAPFYLVVGLVVVGLVGFAAWRSWDVIAPKGNQDAPGTIDKGDLPQTATAESPDAQGITTVAEPTYVPAQRLAEVRGASDYKALEDNTVRMALNVWAGWSPVILANNGHQAGKIWKTPDGEEFKLELVLIDDPTTMLQTYVSGDVHLGWGTLDMLPLFMEQLVDPSGKPIDSRVMPRIYQQVDWSNGGDGIVVRDTIKQVSDLRGKKIALAQNSPSHYFALNMLVAGGVQPAEVEFVFTADAFQAAAAFNSDKSISACVSWAPDIYNLEKVKGNKMLVTTATANRLIADVWFARADFARDHGPKVEAIVRGIFDAVEDLKKQENKQQVAQLMSAFYNIPADETLGMLGDAYSTGWGDNYQFFMNENYLANFERVWNNAYSLYGTIRVVTKPRVPYDQVMDFTYIKKLKGEARYEKQKAPVAQFDPRVMTEQEIEKNTFLTATHYLHFFPNSSELRRKVSRPDGQGGETEELYDPNVDFVLDKIGERIGQFETSRIVIEGHADASMKGEVDEDLVTKLSQARAEAVRDALIKKFSLDPNRFRAIGKGWKEPADPTEPNNHAQNRRVEVQILPAEGV
- a CDS encoding ABC transporter permease; protein product: MSEASKESPNPPAPPEKAGTLIPVSRRPVGALRADIPLWQSLGLTALCIGLLFGLWWLATYGEHSEDRWISAVKLPSPAETFSTFYPKLYVDRALVQNTLASLRRVVVGFSAATLVGVPLGVLCGCFPRIAAFMAPVNLFGRNIPMAALIPLTFMLFGLEEFQKSMFIFLAAVAFIITDAAQAIRNVDARYIDTAYTLGARRWQVVLKVLVPLAMPNIFNSLRLLFGLAFGYIMLVEVVQTEGNAGGLGAIINISSRKGPREHIYLVLMLIPILALAIDRALFWIQAQLFPYRYGGDGMLNSLFKMGVYSLAGVGEQFWQSPADVACRNLLAGYPAPSGPEPEAPPENDSRQQPPGDDEPPAE